The genomic region CGCGAGCGTATGGCAGAACGCCAAGTCCGCTGAATACAACATGATGATGAATATTCTGATACGATGTGAGTTCGTCGCCCGCAGCATGTGCACGAATATTTTCCGCAGCGGTGACACCTTGCTCCTTGGCAACATGGAGGATTGGCTCTCGTCCATTCGCGTCACCAGCAACGAAAATTCGGTCACTCCCACGGGCTTGCATCGTCGCTGGAACCCATCCAGGTTCAGGATTCAATGAAGTCTGTTCAAGACCCAGATTGTCAACTGCAGGTCGACGCCCGGTAAATCCAAATAACTGGTCTGCCTCGATTGTCTCTTCGTGTCCATTTCGCCTGACCGACATTCTCACTCCGCCGTCTGCTGTCGGTTCAACGCGGCGCTCGTCAGTTTCAGTGAGTACTGTGATATCAAATGCATCACGGTAATACGACAGCAGTGCATCACCAAAGGCTGGGTCAGCTTCATCAAGTGGTCGAGAATCATGCTCGATTACGGTGAGATCCATCTCCCCTGCCTCAGTAAGATATGGGACCATTTCCATACCGACGTATCCAAAGCCCATGACGATTCCTGAATCTTCGAATGCGGTCGCATCAAGCACATCCGCACTTGTCATCATTGAGACGTCCTCCATACCAGGAAGCGAGGGCTCATTTACTGTCGATCCAGTCGCGATGACAATATAATCTGGCTCAATGACCGTCTCACCGACTGAGAGTGTTCGATCATCGATGAACTCTGCTGTTTCGGTACGAAATTGCACGTTCTCCTTTTCAGCAAGCTTCTCGACACCTGCTCGTCTATGTGCTGCGAAATTTAACACACGCTCATTCTTTGTCTCAACAACTGCATCGAGATCAACATCCGGTATCGGTCCATCTATCCGGTTGTCATGTCGAGCCGCAAAGCGATGTTCAGCAGCTGAGAGTACCTCCTTTGATGGCATACATCCTCGAAGAATACAGAGCCCGCCCCCAGGTTCGCCGTCATCGATCATTGTCACTTCAACTTCTGGCATCTCGGCAAGTCGCTGTGCAGTAGCAATCCCAGCGCTACCATACGCGCCGATAACGGCGACATGTGTAGACATAATTATATTA from Haloquadratum walsbyi C23 harbors:
- a CDS encoding dihydrolipoyl dehydrogenase family protein — protein: MSTHVAVIGAYGSAGIATAQRLAEMPEVEVTMIDDGEPGGGLCILRGCMPSKEVLSAAEHRFAARHDNRIDGPIPDVDLDAVVETKNERVLNFAAHRRAGVEKLAEKENVQFRTETAEFIDDRTLSVGETVIEPDYIVIATGSTVNEPSLPGMEDVSMMTSADVLDATAFEDSGIVMGFGYVGMEMVPYLTEAGEMDLTVIEHDSRPLDEADPAFGDALLSYYRDAFDITVLTETDERRVEPTADGGVRMSVRRNGHEETIEADQLFGFTGRRPAVDNLGLEQTSLNPEPGWVPATMQARGSDRIFVAGDANGREPILHVAKEQGVTAAENIRAHAAGDELTSYQNIHHHVVFSGLGVLPYARVGHSVESAEASNHDFITVTREAASDGVFKSKNVPDGLARLVVDVDGTVLGWQGLHYHADPMAKTMQVAVELGLDVRELPDRAYHPTTPEIIDGLIRSATEKIESV